The bacterium genome includes a region encoding these proteins:
- the radC gene encoding DNA repair protein RadC, translated as MLQTRRRIKDLPDELRPRERLLRHGPDALSTAELVAVLLRTGSPTRSALEVASDLIARHGGLVRLAAAGVRELCGVDGIGEVKALNLLAAFELGRRLGALPARRRALIAGPADAARVLMDRLRFAEAERFVVLLLNTRHEVLDAVEVTRGGLASSPVHPREVFKPAVREGAAAVILVHNHPSGDPTPSRADLAITARLCRAAAVMGVPVLDHVIIGDGRWVSLRERGVAFEGPPSADA; from the coding sequence ATGCTTCAGACCAGGCGGCGGATCAAGGACCTGCCGGACGAGCTCCGGCCGCGGGAACGGCTGCTGCGGCACGGTCCGGACGCGCTCAGCACCGCGGAGCTCGTGGCGGTGCTCCTGCGAACCGGCTCGCCTACCCGAAGCGCCCTCGAGGTTGCGTCGGACCTCATCGCGCGGCACGGCGGTCTCGTGAGGCTCGCCGCGGCCGGGGTCCGCGAGCTGTGCGGCGTGGACGGGATCGGCGAGGTGAAGGCGCTCAATCTCCTCGCCGCCTTTGAGCTCGGCCGGCGGCTCGGCGCGCTGCCGGCGCGCCGCCGCGCGCTCATCGCCGGACCGGCCGATGCCGCGCGGGTGCTGATGGACCGGCTCCGGTTCGCCGAGGCGGAGCGGTTCGTGGTGCTGCTGCTCAACACGCGGCACGAGGTGCTGGACGCGGTGGAGGTGACGCGCGGCGGCTTGGCGAGCTCGCCGGTGCACCCCCGGGAGGTGTTCAAGCCCGCGGTGCGGGAGGGCGCCGCGGCGGTCATTTTGGTGCATAACCATCCGTCGGGGGATCCGACGCCGAGCCGGGCGGACCTCGCGATCACCGCGCGCCTCTGCCGTGCGGCGGCGGTGATGGGCGTCCCGGTACTGGACCACGTCATCATCGGCGACGGCCGGTGGGTCAGTCTGCGGGAGCGGGGCGTCGCGTTCGAAGGGCCGCCGTCCGCCGACGCCTAA
- a CDS encoding rod shape-determining protein, which translates to MRGVLNGLLARFTRDMGVDLGTANTLVYVRREGIVLREPSVVARRVDGGEVLAVGEEAKRMIGRTPGDIIATRPLRDGVIADFDTTASMLAYFIRRSSRGRSLMRPRVIVGIPSGVTEVEKRAVIDATLQAGAREAYLIEEPMAAAIGAGLPVSEPIGSMVVDIGGGTTEVAVIALGGIVTARSIRIAGDEMDEAIIQYSRKAYNLLIGERTSEDIKIKIGSAYPQKDEQSIEVRGRDLVSGLPRTVRMTSTEIREAMAEPIAAIVEAVKMTLERTPPELAADIVDRGIVMAGGGSLLRGLDRLLSEETGMPVMLTEDPLSSVVLGTGRALEEIETLKKVLITSKKM; encoded by the coding sequence GTGAGGGGAGTGCTGAACGGGTTGCTGGCCCGGTTCACGCGGGACATGGGGGTCGATCTCGGAACCGCCAACACGCTGGTGTACGTGCGGCGCGAGGGCATCGTGCTGCGGGAGCCGTCGGTCGTGGCGCGGCGCGTCGACGGCGGGGAGGTGCTGGCGGTCGGCGAAGAGGCCAAGCGGATGATCGGCCGGACGCCCGGCGACATCATCGCAACCCGGCCGCTGCGCGACGGCGTGATCGCGGACTTCGATACGACCGCCTCGATGCTGGCGTACTTTATCCGCCGCAGCTCGCGCGGCCGCAGCCTGATGCGTCCCCGCGTCATCGTCGGGATCCCGAGCGGCGTGACCGAGGTGGAGAAGCGCGCCGTCATCGACGCGACGCTGCAGGCCGGCGCGCGCGAGGCGTATCTCATCGAAGAGCCGATGGCCGCGGCGATCGGGGCCGGGCTGCCGGTGTCGGAGCCGATCGGCAGCATGGTGGTGGACATCGGCGGCGGCACCACGGAGGTCGCCGTCATCGCCCTCGGCGGCATCGTCACGGCGCGCAGCATCCGGATCGCCGGCGACGAGATGGATGAGGCGATCATTCAATACTCGCGCAAGGCCTACAACCTCCTGATCGGCGAGCGGACGTCCGAGGACATCAAGATCAAGATCGGCTCGGCGTATCCGCAGAAGGACGAGCAGTCGATCGAGGTGCGGGGCCGCGACCTCGTCTCCGGGCTGCCGCGGACCGTGCGCATGACCAGCACGGAGATCCGCGAGGCGATGGCGGAGCCGATCGCCGCGATCGTCGAAGCGGTGAAGATGACGCTCGAGCGCACGCCGCCGGAACTCGCCGCGGACATCGTCGATCGCGGCATCGTTATGGCCGGCGGGGGATCGCTGCTGCGCGGCCTCGACCGTCTGCTCAGCGAGGAAACGGGGATGCCGGTGATGTTGACGGAAGATCCGCTCAGCAGCGTCGTGCTCGGCACCGGCCGCGCGCTCGAGGAAATCGAAACGCTCAAGAAGGTGCTCATCACGAGCAAGAAGATGTAG
- the mreC gene encoding rod shape-determining protein MreC, protein MFPSPALVRRRLLVWSLLCIIALVILTAQVRSPDGRRIGWIGTAVEAVLAPPTAALARAGGVLADAWGFISEIGTLRTENQRLKAEVARLREENARLRPDAQENVRLRTLLGFKQQLPYRSLAARIVGRDPSQWFSTVLIDRGASEGVARDDPVITSDGVVGHVVETQGSWARVLLVADPRSAVSVVLDRSREVGVAVGQGQTLLKVTYLSRDADVRQGDVVLTSGLGPIYPRGLSVGSVVSVSRTTMFQEAVVRPTSDLGHLEDVLVVLRGGPQPAR, encoded by the coding sequence GTGTTTCCGTCGCCCGCGCTGGTTCGCCGCAGGCTGCTTGTCTGGAGCCTGCTCTGCATCATCGCGCTCGTGATCCTGACGGCGCAGGTGCGCTCCCCGGACGGGCGCCGCATCGGCTGGATCGGCACCGCGGTGGAGGCGGTGCTCGCGCCGCCGACGGCGGCGCTGGCCCGCGCAGGCGGCGTGCTCGCCGACGCCTGGGGCTTTATCTCCGAGATCGGCACGCTCCGCACGGAAAACCAGCGGCTCAAAGCCGAGGTCGCGCGCCTCCGCGAGGAAAACGCCCGCCTGCGGCCCGACGCGCAGGAGAACGTTCGCCTGCGGACGCTCCTCGGATTCAAGCAGCAGCTGCCGTATCGCTCGCTCGCGGCGCGGATCGTCGGCCGGGACCCGAGCCAGTGGTTCAGCACGGTTCTCATCGACCGCGGCGCGTCCGAGGGGGTGGCGCGGGACGATCCCGTGATCACGAGCGACGGCGTCGTGGGCCACGTCGTCGAGACCCAAGGCTCGTGGGCGCGGGTGCTCCTCGTGGCCGATCCCCGCAGCGCCGTCAGCGTCGTGCTCGACCGGTCGCGCGAGGTGGGCGTCGCCGTCGGCCAGGGTCAGACGCTGCTCAAAGTCACCTACCTCTCCCGCGACGCCGACGTGCGCCAGGGGGACGTGGTGCTGACCTCGGGCCTCGGCCCGATCTACCCTCGGGGTCTGTCGGTCGGCAGCGTCGTCAGCGTGTCGCGCACCACGATGTTCCAGGAGGCGGTCGTGCGGCCGACCTCGGACCTGGGGCACCTCGAGGACGTGCTCGTCGTCCTGCGCGGCGGACCTCAGCCGGCCCGCTGA
- the mreD gene encoding rod shape-determining protein MreD, protein MRFVVYAVFAAAGTVVQTAWLAYLPLAGGIADPLLPIIMTIGLLHGSEEGAVVGAGIGLLHDVMSGSPLGLGMAAGVCAGFAAGLGEGSLSLESAWLPAIGGALLTVLAGGVTLIGAHLVGLAAAPLPDAARAVLGSACYNGVIAVPIFHGLRRLDVAVVRLYERSHPA, encoded by the coding sequence ATGCGGTTCGTCGTGTATGCGGTCTTCGCCGCGGCCGGCACGGTCGTGCAGACCGCGTGGCTGGCGTACCTGCCCCTCGCCGGCGGCATCGCGGATCCGCTGCTGCCGATCATCATGACCATCGGCCTGCTGCACGGGTCGGAAGAGGGCGCGGTAGTCGGCGCCGGCATCGGCCTGCTGCACGACGTGATGTCGGGGTCGCCCCTCGGGCTCGGCATGGCCGCCGGCGTTTGCGCCGGGTTCGCCGCGGGGCTCGGCGAAGGGAGCTTGTCGCTCGAGAGCGCGTGGCTCCCGGCGATCGGCGGTGCGCTGCTCACCGTCCTGGCCGGCGGCGTCACTTTGATCGGGGCGCACTTGGTCGGACTCGCCGCGGCGCCGCTGCCCGACGCCGCCCGCGCCGTGCTCGGGAGCGCGTGCTATAATGGCGTCATCGCCGTGCCTATCTTCCACGGACTGCGCCGGCTCGATGTCGCAGTTGTCCGGCTCTACGAGCGGTCTCACCCCGCCTAA